Genomic DNA from Prunus persica cultivar Lovell chromosome G1, Prunus_persica_NCBIv2, whole genome shotgun sequence:
CACAATAGGGATAtcactttttgttattttcagaATGATGCAACGAATGACATATAAAGATAACTTTTTTACGCATCATTGTGCTATTgatcaaaaataacaaaacaatattatcCATATTTCAAGAAAGTTTTTCTACTGAATTAGGCAACCACCGCTTTGAGCCCCTTGAAACATAACAATAATAGCCTATACAAAACAACATTATGGGCCGAGTCCAAAATGGACCCTACCTCGCGTGCCACATTATTGTTGCCTGATCAATTATCAATCTTCTGTCAACCAGTTAGGCAACAACACCACACATTTTGCTTCTAAATAATTTCAATAGTTTTGGGTTGGAGCTGGTTGAAATGAAACTCTATTAATTGTAATAGATCTAAGCGTACCTTGTGTCTAATAccaaattttaagtttatttattatgaacTAGATCCCCCACAAAACAAGTTGTTCCCCATGCAATGTTTGTTCCTTTTCATGCAGAGATATCAGGATTTGGGTTTTAATAATCTGCAGGGTGTTCGATATTAATTCACTTGTTCTCCAACATGTAGCAGTAGCATACATATGCTAGATAAATATTCACATGGGATTTCAGATGATTGATTTCGGCAATGAACCCCAATAGAAAGTTCCTAATGGAAAACTATAATTACAGTtatgtaatttaatttgttttctgtattttttttatctgtcataatcatatattatatagctTCTCTTTTGGACTTTAAATCCCATAAAAACAGTGAGGCCAttgcctcctcctcctctcagTTCTCACTCACTTCACTTTCACTCTGTTTTCTCATCCCCAAAAGTAAAAGTTTCATTGGAAACCCCATAGAGGAGGGTTCTTTTGTAGCCTTTCGGTGCTTAAATTCAACCACTTTCCTTCTCtttatctttctctctctcttttctgaTAACTTGGGGCAATATAACCCAGTTCAGTTGTCCCTCTGCTTCAGTCTGCATTAATTCATCTGATCCTCCAATGCTGGAATCTCTCAGATATGCCCAAAGCTCAGACAAAATGAGAAGGCTAAAGCTGCTTTTTCTGACTTCTTATTCCCACAATTCAAATTCCTTCCcacttttcctttcatttgaCTCCAAATCTGCTGACAGTCAATGCCATTCTGGGTTGTCTGGTGGATTTTAAAGCCTTCTTCAGGTTCATCTTGAGTTTCAAACAGTGGTCGATAACTTGGTTGGAGCAATTTCTTTCAGAAATATACTAGTCTTTATGAAAAAGCACTGCTAGCAGCAACTATGGCCATCGAGGTGTGCTCGGAGATTTCTAGCCCTGGATTTAGTCCAAgaatttcattttctcatgATCTAGACAAGACATGTCCTGTGGCAAAAGAAGGGCAACGATTAGACTCTTCGCTCTTGGATTCAAGCTCAGATTTCGACTTCTGCATTGTCAATAACCTTAAACTAGAGTTGTCTTCTGCAGATGAGCTTTTCTCCAATGGGAAGATTCTTCCTGTCCAAATCAAGAGAAATCCCATTGCCATTGCCACCAAAGAAACCCATCAGCCTGATGAGGCTGTTTATCCTCCACCTGCTCAGCATCGTTCAACAACTAGGAACAcaacagagaagaagaggttGAAAGAATTCTTAGACACCAACGTTGATgcagatgaagatgaagatgagaaGCCTCCAACAAAGCCTTTCTGGCAGTTCAGGCGAAGTAGCAGCCTCAATTGTGACACTGCTCGCGGCAAGAGCTTAATTCGGTCATTACAATTTCTTTCAAGAAGCAATTCAACCGGGTCAGCTCCAAATGCAAAGCAGACAGTGGCTCCAAAGGAAACCCATCAGAAGCAGCATTTGCAGAAACAACCATCTATTTCAAGCAGAAGATCATCGGCATCATCATATTCAAGTACATATTATGCTTATAATAATTCATGCCCGCAAAAGCCTTCGTTAAGGAAGAGTGGATCTTATGGCAATGGGGTTAGAATTAGTCCTGTTCTGAATCTCCCACCACCATACATTTCCAAAGTGACAGTaagtttttttgggtttggttcTCTCTTCTGTAATGGTaagttaaaaaagaagaagaaatgatggGTTCAGGTCAGTTTCCTTCATGAGTGAGTGGATGAATCTTCCAAGTACAGATGAATTTAGCTGTCTGCCATCTTGTATTATTAACTAGCATGTGATCATACTCtgtaaaatgaagaaaaattttAGTGATAAGAAATGTCAAGAATCTTATTATTAtgtttgaaaaaacaaaaattacaaaaaagaatAGTTCATGGGATATTTTGGTTATTAGAAGGGTGAAAACTACAGTGGGGGAAGGGAAGCTGTAGGGACAGTAATTGTGCATGCATATCAACATGTTCCTGGCTTAGGAGACAGATCAACAAGGTATCTTTCTTTCACGGCTCTCCcatccctttctttctttttatgctTTTGATATCTTTTCGTGGtacaaaataagtaaatatgactctcttttcttcttttgaacaTTAGAAAAATACTTGATTTGCATAAGATGCTTccgtttttgttttattctgtGTAGTATTAGGACAAAAACACTGTGCTTCAAGGAATTGtttgaacaaaaaagaatcaatGATCAAGCCCCAAGGGGTCCCTAAACTTTTAGTCTGATAATCTAAGCATCAATATACTTTAGCTTAGCTTTTCATAAACACCATAACATGGTCCATCCTCGAGTCCGCTGTCTCTGTTTCCTTCCACCATCATTTTCTCTAAGTTGATCAAACAAAAGTGCTTAAAAACCCTGTTCCATGAAGCTAGATCAAAATTATCTCTTAAATCCGTGATGATTTGGGGGCATCGTTGGTTTTTTCGTAAGCAAAAGAAACATCGGCAAGAACAAGGAGGAAATTGAAGctcaaacaacaacaaacaagGGAAACAGAGTTTGCCTAAAATATTGAGTCGAAAAACTTGATGTGGATGAGAAGCACGGCTGGAAAACGGATATAGAGGAGGGTTGGTTTGGTCACCAAATAGATCCAAAGAATGTCAGTTCATGACAGATTGGAAAGTAGCATGCCAAACACAATTTGGCTGGTTTCGTTGGGTTATGATATCATCGGCTGCAAAAGATTCCTCAAAATAGCCGTAACTTCTTCTTCAGCAGTTCCAGTTTCAACTCTAGTGTCCTAAAGCTTGCAACAAGACTTACTGGACTGGAGCAACAAATGGGTTGGGcttcaaaacttgaaatggAAGTTGGaccagaggagagagaaccGAAAGACAACAATAGGCGAACGCGTAGTCAAGGACAAGTTGCCGAGTCAAAACAACTTTTTTGGATTGGACCTTGGTTTTTGCCGATATTCAAATGCAAGTGCCACAAGAATAACAGGTCATCCAGTCCCAGGCACAAAACTCACGAGTCAAAATACAAGTCAAATAACTATCCAATTTCTGGCATAGAAAAAGTCCAGCAGAGACCAGAATAGCAGGCACACCAGAAGCAAGCCAATTATGAATGGTAAGATCATGAGAGGTTGGTTACTGATTATCAACCTACAAAAAAACTCCTCATTAGTCACTGCTTTAACAGAGGAGACTTGCCCTGAGGAGTTCCAgacaattttgaatttgatgtgcatctcaaaatttcaagataaatttcaggaaaaaaaaagttaaacatGCAGAACTAACACTTTCAGAATTTCTATCTAGTTTGATCGTTCAGCATAAGAATATAAAGCcagaaaaataacaatttaccACCATGGAAAGTGATTGAAGTATCGAgtattaattttcaattttcaacaaGCCAATTAATTGTGTGAAAGGTTTGACCGTAAACTCTAGCATGCCTTCTAATAGGAATAAACTAAACAAGAAAACATTATCCATCTCATACCAGTAGGACAGATGCAAAAGACAAACAATATATTGTTAAAGAACCCATAAACTACTATGTAACAGATCAGCTCTACATTCACCAGATAAATTGATTACCAATAAACAATGAACAAAAAAGTAGTAGAATAGAACTCATTGTTGAAGAAAATTATAATGAAATGCCAGTTAGCAGGGaaggaaaattataaaaagattGCGtttgccaaaaaagaaaaaagaaggaaaaaggatATCACAACTATGAAGATCAGTAAGCAAAGATTTTAAGGTAGTATAATACAGATAACTGAGCAGGGCAGGCAATTTGTGACTTGTGACTAGTTGTCAACAGTTATGTTTTATTACTACAACTTTTAGGCAAGGCCAGGCAAGAAATTTAGAACAAAAAGGAAGCCCAATCAATAAATTAAAGCAACCAAGTATTTGATCTACCGCCTTAAAGCTACGCTAGTTCCATGAATATAAGAGCCATGATTAGTCACTAAACAATTTACATGAGAAGTTCACTTACATTCCGAAGAGCATggcttattaattaaatatttacaaTGTGCAGAAGAGAAGGAAATCCACTACAGCATGATAAAGGCTTCAGAAACCAATTACACAGAAACAATTATTTCCCTAGCTAGTCTTCTCATGATGTAAATGAAGAGAACTgctaaaagtttaaaaaatgtCAAGTAGTATGTAGGCAATCATGCACTTTGATGCTCTGCTATAGAAcccaaaataaagaagaacaCTGGTACACTGATACCAAACGGAACTGATATATTTAATAGTCATAAAATCAAACTCATAGCACAAAAGTTTTTTTCCATATAACAGCATCCGCCCAGATTTCctttatttacatttattcagaaaagaagaaagatgaattataattaacaaacaaaattagCGTTCCAAAGCAACTGAACATTCACCAGT
This window encodes:
- the LOC18788789 gene encoding uncharacterized protein LOC18788789, yielding MAIEVCSEISSPGFSPRISFSHDLDKTCPVAKEGQRLDSSLLDSSSDFDFCIVNNLKLELSSADELFSNGKILPVQIKRNPIAIATKETHQPDEAVYPPPAQHRSTTRNTTEKKRLKEFLDTNVDADEDEDEKPPTKPFWQFRRSSSLNCDTARGKSLIRSLQFLSRSNSTGSAPNAKQTVAPKETHQKQHLQKQPSISSRRSSASSYSSTYYAYNNSCPQKPSLRKSGSYGNGVRISPVLNLPPPYISKVTVSFFGFGSLFCNGKLKKKKK